One window of the Macaca thibetana thibetana isolate TM-01 chromosome 1, ASM2454274v1, whole genome shotgun sequence genome contains the following:
- the LOC126956722 gene encoding cytochrome c oxidase subunit 7C, mitochondrial-like, producing the protein MLGHSIRKFTTSVVHRSHYEEGPGKYSPFSLENKWALLVKMCLYFGSAFAAPFLMVQHQLLKS; encoded by the coding sequence ATGTTGGGCCACAGCATCCGGAAGTTCACAACCTCTGTGGTCCATAGGAGCCACTATGAGGAGGGTCCTGGGAAGTATTCGCCATTTTCACTGGAAAACAAGTGGGCGTTACTAGTTAAGATGTGCTTGTACTTTGGATCTGCATTTGCTGCACCCTTCCTTATGGTACAACACCAACTGCTTAAATCATAA